The proteins below come from a single Streptococcus canis genomic window:
- the cas9 gene encoding type II CRISPR RNA-guided endonuclease Cas9 (Cas9, originally named Csn1, is the large, multifunctional signature protein of type II CRISPR/Cas systems. It is well known even to general audiences because its RNA-guided endonuclease activity has made it a popular tool for custom editing of eukaryotic genomes.), with product MEKKYSIGLDIGTNSVGWAVITDDYKVPSKKFKVLGNTNRKSIKKNLMGALLFDSGETAEATRLKRTARRRYTRRKNRIRYLQEIFANEMAKLDDSFFQRLEESFLVEEDKKNERHPIFGNLADEVAYHRNYPTIYHLRKKLADSPEKADLRLIYLALAHIIKFRGHFLIEGKLNAENSDVAKLFYQLIQTYNQLFEESPLDEIEVDAKGILSARLSKSKRLEKLIAVFPNEKKNGLFGNIIALALGLTPNFKSNFDLTEDAKLQLSKDTYDDDLDELLGQIGDQYADLFSAAKNLSDAILLSDILRSNSEVTKAPLSASMVKRYDEHHQDLALLKTLVRQQFPEKYAEIFKDDTKNGYAGYVGIGIKHRKRTTKLATQEEFYKFIKPILEKMDGAEELLAKLNRDDLLRKQRTFDNGSIPHQIHLKELHAILRRQEEFYPFLKENREKIEKILTFRIPYYVGPLARGNSRFAWLTRKSEEAITPWNFEEVVDKGASAQSFIERMTNFDEQLPNKKVLPKHSLLYEYFTVYNELTKVKYVTERMRKPEFLSGEQKKAIVDLLFKTNRKVTVKQLKEDYFKKIECFDSVEIIGVEDRFNASLGTYHDLLKIIKDKDFLDNEENEDILEDIVLTLTLFEDREMIEERLKTYAHLFDDKVMKQLKRRHYTGWGRLSRKMINGIRDKQSGKTILDFLKSDGFSNRNFMQLIHDDSLTFKEEIEKAQVSGQGDSLHEQIADLAGSPAIKKGILQTVKIVDELVKVMGHKPENIVIEMARENQTTTKGLQQSRERKKRIEEGIKELESQILKENPVENTQLQNEKLYLYYLQNGRDMYVDQELDINRLSDYDVDHIVPQSFIKDDSIDNKVLTRSVENRGKSDNVPSEEVVKKMKNYWRQLLNAKLITQRKFDNLTKAERGGLSEADKAGFIKRQLVETRQITKHVARILDSRMNTKRDKNDKPIREVKVITLKSKLVSDFRKDFQLYKVRDINNYHHAHDAYLNAVVGTALIKKYPKLESEFVYGDYKVYDVRKMIAKSEQEIGKATAKRFFYSNIMNFFKTEVKLANGEIRKRPLIETNGETGEVVWNKEKDFATVRKVLAMPQVNIVKKTEVQTGGFSKESILSKRESAKLIPRKKGWDTRKYGGFGSPTVAYSILVVAKVEKGKAKKLKSVKVLVGITIMEKGSYEKDPIGFLEAKGYKDIKKELIFKLPKYSLFELENGRRRMLASATELQKANELVLPQHLVRLLYYTQNISATTGSNNLGYIEQHREEFKEIFEKIIDFSEKYILKNKVNSNLKSSFDEQFAVSDSILLSNSFVSLLKYTSFGASGGFTFLDLDVKQGRLRYQTVTEVLDATLIYQSITGLYETRTDLSQLGGD from the coding sequence TGAAGTTGCTTATCATAGAAACTACCCAACCATCTATCATTTGCGGAAAAAATTGGCGGATTCTCCTGAAAAAGCAGACTTGCGCCTAATTTATCTGGCGTTAGCCCATATCATTAAGTTTCGTGGACATTTTCTCATCGAAGGAAAGCTAAATGCGGAAAACAGTGATGTTGCTAAATTGTTTTATCAGTTAATTCAGACCTATAATCAACTTTTTGAAGAGAGTCCATTAGATGAAATAGAGGTTGATGCCAAAGGAATATTATCGGCTAGATTGAGTAAATCGAAACGTTTAGAAAAACTAATTGCAGTATTTCCAAATGAAAAGAAAAATGGTTTATTTGGGAATATTATTGCTCTTGCTTTAGGACTTACTCCTAATTTTAAATCAAATTTTGATTTGACTGAAGATGCCAAATTACAGCTTTCGAAAGATACGTACGATGATGATTTAGATGAATTATTGGGTCAGATTGGTGATCAATATGCAGATTTATTTTCAGCAGCTAAGAATTTATCAGATGCTATTTTACTTTCGGATATCTTGAGGTCAAATAGTGAGGTAACTAAGGCACCGTTATCAGCTTCAATGGTCAAACGTTATGACGAACACCATCAAGATTTGGCTTTATTAAAAACCTTAGTTCGACAACAATTTCCAGAAAAGTATGCTGAAATTTTTAAAGATGATACCAAAAATGGCTATGCGGGTTATGTTGGCATTGGTATTAAACATAGAAAACGAACAACGAAACTAGCTACACAAGAAGAATTTTATAAATTTATCAAACCGATTTTAGAAAAAATGGATGGTGCTGAGGAATTACTTGCAAAACTAAATCGTGATGACCTACTGCGCAAGCAACGTACCTTTGATAACGGCTCTATTCCTCATCAAATTCATTTAAAAGAGCTACATGCTATTCTAAGAAGACAAGAAGAATTTTATCCATTTTTAAAGGAAAATCGGGAAAAGATTGAAAAAATCTTGACCTTCCGAATTCCTTATTATGTTGGTCCGTTGGCGCGTGGCAATAGCCGTTTTGCTTGGCTGACTCGGAAGTCTGAAGAGGCCATTACCCCATGGAATTTTGAAGAAGTTGTCGATAAAGGTGCATCAGCTCAGTCATTCATAGAGCGAATGACAAATTTTGATGAACAGCTTCCAAACAAAAAAGTGTTGCCAAAACATAGTTTGCTTTATGAATACTTTACAGTTTATAACGAATTGACAAAAGTCAAATATGTCACTGAAAGAATGCGAAAACCTGAATTTCTTTCAGGTGAACAGAAGAAAGCCATTGTTGATTTACTCTTCAAAACAAATCGAAAAGTAACTGTTAAGCAATTAAAAGAAGATTATTTTAAAAAAATAGAATGTTTTGATAGCGTTGAAATTATAGGAGTAGAAGATAGATTTAATGCGTCATTAGGTACCTACCATGATTTGCTAAAAATTATTAAAGATAAAGATTTTTTGGATAATGAAGAAAATGAGGATATCTTAGAGGATATTGTTTTAACATTGACCTTATTTGAAGATAGGGAGATGATTGAGGAAAGACTTAAAACATATGCTCACCTCTTTGATGATAAGGTGATGAAACAGCTTAAACGTCGCCATTATACTGGTTGGGGACGCTTGTCTCGAAAAATGATTAATGGTATCAGGGATAAGCAATCTGGTAAAACAATATTAGATTTTTTGAAATCAGATGGGTTTTCTAATCGCAACTTTATGCAGCTGATCCATGATGATAGTTTGACATTTAAGGAGGAGATTGAAAAAGCACAAGTGTCTGGACAAGGCGATAGTTTACATGAACAGATTGCAGACTTAGCAGGTAGCCCTGCTATTAAAAAAGGGATTTTACAGACTGTCAAAATTGTTGATGAATTGGTCAAAGTAATGGGGCATAAGCCAGAAAATATCGTGATTGAAATGGCGCGTGAAAATCAGACAACCACTAAGGGGCTCCAACAATCACGTGAGCGAAAGAAACGCATTGAAGAAGGAATCAAAGAATTAGAAAGTCAGATTCTTAAAGAAAATCCTGTTGAAAATACGCAATTGCAAAATGAAAAGCTCTATCTCTATTATCTACAAAATGGAAGAGATATGTATGTGGATCAAGAATTAGATATTAATCGTTTAAGTGATTATGATGTCGATCACATTGTTCCACAAAGTTTCATTAAAGATGATTCAATAGACAATAAGGTGTTAACGCGTTCTGTCGAAAATCGTGGTAAATCGGATAACGTTCCAAGTGAAGAAGTAGTCAAAAAGATGAAAAACTATTGGAGACAACTTCTAAATGCCAAGTTAATCACTCAACGTAAGTTTGATAATTTAACGAAAGCTGAACGTGGAGGTTTGAGCGAAGCTGACAAGGCTGGTTTTATCAAACGCCAATTGGTTGAAACCCGTCAAATTACCAAGCATGTGGCACGAATTTTGGATAGTCGCATGAATACTAAACGTGATAAAAATGATAAGCCTATCCGAGAGGTTAAAGTGATTACCTTAAAATCTAAATTAGTTTCTGACTTCCGAAAAGATTTCCAACTCTATAAAGTACGTGATATTAACAATTATCACCATGCTCATGATGCTTATCTGAATGCAGTTGTTGGAACAGCTCTTATTAAAAAATACCCAAAACTTGAATCAGAGTTTGTCTATGGTGATTATAAAGTTTATGATGTTCGTAAAATGATTGCTAAGTCTGAGCAAGAAATAGGCAAAGCAACTGCAAAGCGTTTCTTTTACTCTAATATCATGAACTTTTTCAAAACAGAGGTGAAGCTTGCAAATGGAGAGATTCGCAAACGCCCTCTAATCGAAACTAATGGGGAAACTGGAGAAGTCGTTTGGAATAAAGAAAAAGACTTCGCCACTGTTCGAAAAGTATTGGCCATGCCACAAGTCAATATTGTCAAGAAGACAGAAGTACAGACAGGCGGATTCTCTAAAGAATCTATCTTGTCAAAGAGAGAATCAGCGAAATTGATCCCCCGTAAGAAAGGCTGGGATACGAGAAAATACGGAGGCTTTGGTAGTCCAACGGTAGCTTATTCAATCTTAGTGGTTGCTAAGGTAGAAAAAGGTAAAGCAAAGAAGTTAAAATCTGTTAAAGTATTAGTTGGTATCACTATCATGGAAAAGGGTAGCTATGAAAAAGATCCTATCGGATTTTTAGAAGCCAAAGGATATAAAGACATCAAAAAAGAGCTCATTTTTAAATTACCAAAATACAGTCTATTTGAATTGGAAAATGGCAGAAGGCGGATGCTGGCTAGTGCAACAGAACTACAAAAAGCTAATGAGTTAGTGTTGCCACAACATTTAGTTAGATTATTATATTATACCCAAAATATTTCAGCTACGACTGGTTCAAATAATTTAGGATATATAGAGCAACATCGTGAGGAATTCAAGGAGATTTTTGAAAAAATTATTGACTTCTCTGAGAAATATATTCTGAAGAATAAGGTGAATTCAAATTTAAAATCTTCTTTTGATGAGCAATTTGCAGTTTCAGATTCTATCCTCTTATCAAATTCATTTGTTTCTTTACTTAAATATACTTCTTTTGGAGCATCAGGAGGATTTACATTTTTGGACTTGGATGTAAAACAAGGAAGATTGAGGTATCAAACAGTGACAGAAGTTTTAGATGCAACTCTCATCTATCAATCCATCACAGGTCTTTACGAAACGAGGACTGATTTGAGTCAATTAGGAGGTGACTGA
- the cas1 gene encoding type II CRISPR-associated endonuclease Cas1, translated as MAGWRTVVVNTHSKLSYKNNHLIFKDAYKTELIHLSEIDILLLETTDIILSTMLIKRLVDENILLIFCDDKRLPKAMLMPFYGRHDSSLQLGKQMSWSEEVKSEVWTTIIAQKILNQSCYLGACSYFEKSQSIMELYHGLELFDPSNREGHSARIYFNTLFGNDFSREQDNVINAGLDYGYTLLLSMFAREVVVSGCMTQFGLKHANQFNQFNFASDIMEPFRPLVDKIVFENRNQPFLKIKRELFTLFSDTFLYNGKEMYLTNIVSDYTKKVVKALNNKGKGVPEFRI; from the coding sequence ATGGCTGGTTGGCGAACGGTTGTGGTAAATACCCATTCAAAATTATCGTATAAGAATAATCATCTGATTTTTAAGGATGCCTATAAAACGGAGCTCATCCACCTGTCAGAAATTGATATTTTGTTATTGGAAACGACGGATATTATCTTATCCACTATGTTGATAAAACGGTTAGTGGATGAGAATATTCTCCTCATATTTTGTGATGATAAACGGTTGCCAAAAGCTATGCTGATGCCTTTTTATGGTCGTCATGATTCGAGTTTACAGCTGGGAAAACAAATGTCTTGGTCAGAAGAGGTTAAATCGGAGGTTTGGACGACCATTATTGCTCAAAAGATTTTGAATCAATCCTGCTATCTAGGAGCATGTTCTTATTTTGAAAAGTCCCAATCTATTATGGAGCTATATCATGGTTTGGAACTATTTGATCCTAGTAATCGAGAAGGGCATTCAGCGCGCATATATTTCAATACTTTATTTGGGAATGATTTTTCACGTGAACAGGACAATGTGATTAATGCAGGGCTAGATTATGGCTATACATTACTATTGAGTATGTTTGCGCGTGAAGTAGTTGTCTCTGGTTGTATGACTCAATTTGGGCTTAAACATGCCAATCAATTTAATCAGTTTAATTTTGCAAGTGATATTATGGAGCCTTTTAGACCCTTAGTAGATAAGATTGTTTTTGAAAATCGAAATCAACCATTTCTAAAAATAAAAAGAGAATTATTCACGTTGTTTTCCGATACATTTTTATACAACGGTAAAGAGATGTATCTTACTAATATTGTCAGTGATTATACCAAAAAAGTAGTGAAAGCTCTCAATAATAAAGGGAAAGGAGTTCCTGAATTTAGGATATGA
- the cas2 gene encoding CRISPR-associated endonuclease Cas2, with the protein MSYRYMRMILMFDMPTDTADERKAYRKFRKFLLSEGFIMHQFSIYSKLLLNSTANNAMIGRLRENNPKKGNITLLIVTEKQFARMIYLHGEKNNCIANTDNRLIFLGEAYNGDD; encoded by the coding sequence ATGAGCTATCGATATATGAGAATGATTCTTATGTTTGACATGCCAACGGACACAGCAGATGAACGCAAGGCTTATAGAAAATTTAGAAAGTTTTTGTTATCTGAGGGGTTTATCATGCATCAATTTTCTATTTATAGCAAGCTTTTACTGAATAGTACTGCAAATAATGCCATGATTGGACGACTACGAGAGAATAATCCTAAAAAAGGAAATATTACTTTGCTAATAGTAACAGAAAAACAATTTGCTAGGATGATTTACCTACATGGTGAAAAAAACAATTGCATTGCTAATACAGATAATCGCTTAATCTTTCTAGGGGAGGCTTACAATGGTGATGATTAA
- the csn2 gene encoding type II-A CRISPR-associated protein Csn2 — MVMINFELLDNPLTIEKMTTLVIKDVNVFSSFVRQCYQYGETNDLQIFDTKLKALKVSEVMLITDILGYDINSPSILKMIHADLEDCFNSQPEVKSMIEKLAATITELIAYECLENELDLEYDEITILELIKALGVKVETQSDTIFEKCLEILQVFKYLSKKKLLIFINCGSYLTKEELLKIREYIDLSQQTVLFIEPRKLYNIPQYILDEDYFLIKEHTT; from the coding sequence ATGGTGATGATTAACTTTGAGCTATTGGACAATCCTTTGACAATCGAAAAAATGACAACATTGGTTATTAAAGATGTGAATGTGTTCTCTAGTTTCGTAAGGCAATGTTATCAGTACGGGGAAACCAATGACCTTCAAATATTTGATACTAAATTAAAAGCCTTAAAAGTATCAGAAGTCATGCTTATCACTGATATCTTAGGTTATGATATCAATTCCCCAAGCATTTTGAAAATGATTCATGCTGATTTAGAAGATTGTTTCAATAGTCAACCTGAAGTGAAATCTATGATTGAGAAATTAGCAGCCACAATAACGGAATTGATTGCTTATGAATGCTTAGAAAATGAGTTGGATTTAGAATACGATGAGATCACCATTTTGGAACTGATAAAAGCTCTGGGAGTCAAGGTTGAAACACAAAGTGATACTATCTTTGAAAAGTGTCTTGAAATTTTACAAGTTTTCAAATACCTTTCAAAAAAGAAACTTTTAATTTTTATTAATTGTGGTTCTTACCTTACAAAAGAAGAATTATTGAAGATAAGAGAATATATTGACTTGTCTCAGCAAACAGTTCTTTTTATAGAACCAAGAAAGTTATACAATATTCCCCAATATATTTTAGATGAAGATTATTTTTTGATAAAAGAACATACAACTTAG
- a CDS encoding IS3 family transposase (programmed frameshift): MSRKIRRHFADDFKQQIVDLHNAGMKRSELIKEYELTPSTFDKWVRQAKTTGSFKTIDNLTDEQRELMELRKRNKELEMQLDILKQAAVIMAPKREVITANKDKYSISAMCRWLGIPRSSYYYKAVESVSDTELEEKIKAIFLESKARYGARKIKKCLKNEGIQLSRRRIRRIMHRLNLVSVYQKAAFKPYSKGKNEAAIPNHLARQFHQEKPLKALVSDLTYVRVGNGWAYVCLIIDLFNREIIGLSVGWHKTPELVKQAIQSIPYALTKVKIFQSDRGKEFDNTLIDDMLEAFGITRSLSQAGCPYDNAVAESTYRAFKMEFVHQETFQTLEELALKTKDYVHWWNHHRIHSCLNYQTPMTKRLVV; this comes from the exons ATGTCTAGAAAAATACGTCGCCACTTCGCCGACGACTTTAAGCAACAAATCGTTGACCTTCACAATGCAGGGATGAAACGAAGTGAGCTTATCAAAGAATATGAGTTAACCCCATCAACCTTCGATAAGTGGGTGCGTCAGGCAAAAACAACTGGTTCCTTTAAAACTATTGATAATCTTACAGATGAGCAGCGTGAGCTGATGGAACTCCGAAAGCGTAATAAAGAACTCGAAATGCAGCTAGATATCCTAAAGCAAGCGGCGGTGATTATGGCAC CGAAAAGAGAAGTAATCACTGCTAACAAAGACAAATATAGTATTTCAGCCATGTGTCGGTGGTTGGGTATTCCTCGTTCTAGCTATTACTACAAAGCTGTGGAATCCGTATCTGATACCGAGCTTGAAGAAAAAATCAAAGCTATTTTTCTCGAAAGTAAGGCCAGATACGGGGCTAGGAAAATCAAGAAATGTTTGAAAAATGAAGGCATCCAGCTGTCTCGTCGTCGGATTCGTCGCATCATGCACAGACTCAACTTAGTATCCGTTTACCAGAAAGCAGCCTTCAAGCCATATTCAAAAGGGAAGAATGAGGCAGCTATTCCTAATCACTTAGCCAGACAATTTCATCAAGAAAAGCCTCTAAAAGCTTTAGTGTCAGACTTAACCTACGTTCGTGTCGGTAATGGTTGGGCTTATGTTTGCTTGATTATTGACCTCTTCAATCGTGAAATCATCGGTCTGTCAGTTGGTTGGCACAAGACCCCCGAATTGGTCAAACAAGCGATTCAGAGCATCCCTTACGCTCTGACCAAAGTCAAGATATTCCAGTCAGATCGTGGGAAGGAGTTTGATAATACTTTGATTGATGACATGTTGGAGGCCTTCGGAATCACCCGCTCTCTTAGTCAAGCAGGTTGTCCTTACGACAATGCCGTTGCTGAAAGTACCTATCGTGCTTTCAAAATGGAATTTGTCCACCAGGAAACTTTCCAGACGCTAGAAGAATTGGCCCTCAAAACTAAGGACTATGTCCACTGGTGGAATCACCACCGCATTCACAGCTGCCTCAACTACCAAACACCGATGACCAAACGTTTAGTCGTTTAG
- the rplJ gene encoding 50S ribosomal protein L10, whose protein sequence is MSEAIIAKKAEQVELIAEKMKAAASIVVVDSRGLTVDQDTVLRRSLRESGVEFKVIKNSILTRAAEKAGLDELKDVFVGPSAVAFSNEDVIAPAKVINDFAKTADALEIKGGAIEGVVSSKEEIQALATLPNREGMLSMLLSVLQAPVRNVAYAVKAVAENKEGAA, encoded by the coding sequence ATGAGTGAAGCAATTATTGCTAAAAAAGCTGAACAAGTCGAACTTATTGCTGAGAAAATGAAAGCAGCAGCAAGTATCGTTGTTGTTGATTCACGTGGTCTTACAGTTGATCAAGATACTGTTCTTCGTCGTTCACTTCGTGAAAGTGGCGTTGAGTTCAAAGTTATCAAAAACTCAATTTTGACTCGTGCAGCTGAAAAAGCAGGTCTTGACGAGTTGAAAGACGTATTCGTAGGACCATCTGCAGTAGCATTTTCTAACGAAGATGTTATCGCACCAGCTAAAGTTATCAATGACTTTGCTAAAACTGCTGACGCACTTGAAATCAAAGGTGGTGCAATCGAAGGCGTTGTTTCTTCAAAAGAAGAAATCCAAGCACTTGCAACATTGCCAAACCGCGAAGGAATGCTTTCTATGCTTCTTTCTGTACTTCAAGCTCCAGTTCGCAACGTTGCATACGCTGTCAAAGCTGTTGCAGAAAACAAAGAAGGCGCTGCTTAA
- the rplL gene encoding 50S ribosomal protein L7/L12 — MALNIENIIAEIKEASILELNDLVKAIEEEFGVTAAAPVAVAAAGGAEEAAKDSFDVELTSAGDKKVGVIKAVREITGLGLKEAKGLVDGAPANVKEGVAAAEAEEIKAKLEEAGATITLK, encoded by the coding sequence ATGGCATTGAACATTGAAAACATTATTGCTGAAATTAAAGAAGCTTCAATCCTTGAGCTTAACGATCTTGTAAAAGCTATCGAAGAAGAATTTGGTGTAACTGCAGCTGCTCCTGTAGCAGTTGCTGCTGCTGGTGGTGCTGAAGAAGCTGCTAAAGATTCATTCGACGTTGAATTGACATCTGCTGGCGACAAAAAAGTTGGCGTTATCAAAGCTGTTCGTGAAATCACAGGTCTTGGTCTTAAAGAAGCTAAAGGTCTTGTTGATGGTGCACCTGCTAACGTTAAAGAAGGTGTTGCTGCTGCAGAAGCTGAAGAAATCAAGGCCAAACTTGAAGAAGCTGGAGCAACAATTACTCTTAAATAA
- a CDS encoding YSIRK-targeted surface antigen transcriptional regulator yields the protein MINSLLLKSLHSTLKLSITVCDRSFTVLTEYKSDKTVSLYYDHHLILNEFSKTKENFLFHYGFMGELFLALRTDNHYVIIGPWRSNAIDPLLFKRKMNEAHIENDEQNYFFEKLVQLPFFPLSQIRELLILVNYCLTGKIEDLLSAPLHHYTKGWSNAFDLNKIKQLSVENSNTYTYQYQYETRILQAVKSGKEELLRETVSQLSNAVSATLSGDELRSEKNYSIMIYDRLAQGAVHSGLDIETAYQSRDRFVTETEQAQSLHAVLKLRDTAILFYTQQVSGIKQKLVSQYSQTVIGVIQYLENNLNRAIKTAEIARQFHMSESKLRKLFKQEKHMTILQYFLHLKIEVAKQLLEEGKTLAHIAELLQFSTSANFSRTFKRVVGISPLKYAQQNNLASQQTSKGQTQKDPEESH from the coding sequence ATCATAAACTCTTTACTGTTAAAATCATTACATAGCACTTTAAAATTATCTATTACCGTTTGTGACAGATCCTTTACAGTTCTAACAGAGTATAAATCAGATAAAACCGTTTCTCTTTATTATGACCATCATCTTATCTTAAATGAGTTTAGTAAAACCAAAGAGAATTTCTTATTTCACTATGGGTTTATGGGAGAATTGTTCCTTGCTCTTCGCACAGACAATCACTACGTCATTATTGGTCCTTGGAGGAGTAATGCCATTGATCCTTTACTCTTTAAAAGGAAAATGAACGAAGCTCATATTGAGAACGATGAACAAAATTATTTCTTTGAGAAGTTGGTTCAACTTCCTTTCTTCCCCCTCAGTCAAATTAGAGAGCTACTTATTTTAGTTAACTATTGTTTAACTGGGAAAATTGAAGATTTGTTGTCAGCCCCTTTACATCACTATACAAAAGGGTGGAGCAATGCTTTTGATTTAAATAAAATCAAACAGTTGTCTGTCGAAAATAGTAATACCTATACTTATCAATACCAGTATGAAACTAGGATTTTACAAGCTGTTAAATCTGGGAAGGAAGAGCTTTTAAGAGAAACTGTAAGTCAATTAAGCAATGCCGTTTCTGCTACGTTAAGTGGCGATGAATTACGGTCCGAGAAGAATTACTCTATTATGATTTATGATCGTTTAGCTCAAGGAGCTGTTCACTCTGGCCTTGATATTGAGACAGCCTATCAATCGCGAGATCGCTTTGTTACAGAAACAGAACAAGCTCAATCATTACACGCTGTTTTGAAGTTACGCGATACAGCTATTCTATTTTACACTCAACAAGTGTCGGGGATTAAACAAAAACTAGTATCACAATATTCTCAAACAGTTATTGGGGTTATTCAATATCTTGAAAATAACCTCAATCGAGCTATTAAGACTGCGGAAATAGCCAGACAGTTTCACATGAGTGAATCTAAATTACGAAAGTTATTTAAACAAGAAAAGCACATGACCATTCTACAATATTTTCTTCATTTAAAAATTGAAGTGGCTAAACAGTTATTAGAGGAAGGAAAAACATTGGCTCACATTGCGGAATTACTCCAATTCTCAACATCAGCTAATTTTTCACGTACCTTCAAAAGAGTGGTTGGGATCAGTCCATTAAAGTATGCGCAGCAAAATAATTTGGCGAGTCAGCAGACCAGTAAAGGACAGACTCAAAAAGATCCAGAGGAGAGCCACTGA